From the Lactuca sativa cultivar Salinas chromosome 9, Lsat_Salinas_v11, whole genome shotgun sequence genome, the window TAATATCGTACTTTCAGTTATGTTTTGAGATCCATTGTAATATCCTCGCTATGctttaaactaaatttcaattcgGACCAAATGCATATCCGCACATGTTTTAACAACATATACTCCCATTTTTGGATGAAAACTATATTTTAAGACCATTTTAAAATCACCATATGCGAGTGATGTTTTACATACTATTGGCTATCCAGAGTGTTTCCATAAGGTTTGCGGCAACTTGGAGTAACACGTCAAAATGGTCCTTCAAGAACATTACCTTCTTCAATAGTAGAGAGAATAACCGTTGCTTCAATAGTAATTTGTTCGTTAAGGAGTTTGTCTTGTACAGATTCTCAAGCGTGAACCATAGAGACATTTTCTTCATCTGCGACTTCATAAATCatctcatcagctatggacagTAAGATGGCAGGCTGAACTTAGTCATATTGCTAGGTGAAGTCTGATTCAAACATGCCTCTTGGTCGGTTTTGAGCATCTTATCAATGTTATTGCCAAAAGTATAGACAAATAAATTTATCATAGCAGCCATGCCATCTGACCACAACCTCTCACTGATCTTTGATGATGGGGAATTCGATAAACAAATACTATCATCTTCACGGTGCTGCAGGAAAAGCGCAGCATTTAAAAGAATACCAATCCCAGACATCTACAGCTAGATTGTACCGAGTCCAAAGTCTTTTGAAGTTGACGAATCACATAAGGACATTTACCTTGCCAATAACATTTATATATGTCTCTTGATTTTTTGACACAACTGTGGACTGAAGTATTTATCGATGATTAAATTTAGTGTTTTTGTGGAGTGAAGGGCCTGATGCACCATGGTGAAATAGATCCCACTGCAGGAACAATGTGTGCAATTAATTACTTGAGTGATAAATAAATGTTCATTTTCCAttccttttccttccaaattGATTAATTATAGAGAAGGGTGATATTTGTTTTCAGCTTATAAATTGAAAACCTTTAATTTATGGATCCTGGTTCGCGACATTAATTGCTACCAGCAACATTTCGTATACAAAAATCAAACACATTCTGCAATCAatattttaatgaaatacatgtaTAAATGACCATAATATATAACTctgaaaacaaataaataatcatCCAAACATCATCAGCATTCCACAGAGATCTAGGTACTAAAAGTAGCACTTGTAAGGTGAATCAATAGACATCTAGCTTTGCAAAAAGCATTACTTTATGGATGGGTAACGGAAGGGATAGGAAAATCCTTAGGCAACTCTGGCAATGTGGGCTTCGGAATGACGGGAAACGTGGGCTTTGGAAACTCAGGAACCACAGCAGGCTTTGGAACTACAGGAACATCAGGTTTTGGAACCTCAGGTAGCTCAGGCTTTGGAAGCACGGGAAGCTCGGCCTTTGGAAGAACAGGAATCTCAGGCTTTGGAAACACGGGAAGCTCAGGCTTAGGAACCACGGGAAGCTCAGGCTTTGGAAACACGGGAAGCTCAGGATTAGGAATGACAGGAAGCTCAGGTTTAGGAAGTACGGGAATCTCAGGCTTAGGAATGACAGGAAGCTCAGGCTTAGGAAGCACCGGAAGCTCAGGCTTTGGAAACATGGGAAGCTCAGGCATCTCTGCAAGTTTACGTGCCTCAGCAATGATGTTCCCGCTAAATGATGCTAAGCTGACAGAAACAAGAATCAGGATTATGGAATTTAGGTGAGAACCTGCCATGGTGTTGCAAAAGGTAGATATTAGAAACTAACAAGTTAATTCGAGATGGCTTGAAATGGTATATGTGTTCGTTTGGATTTATATAGTGGACGTGGGATGTTGGGAAAAGTGTTAATTACATGAGTTGATAGGAATTTCTTAGATTTGGGAGAGTTAGCTCAACTTCTCATCTGTACATAAGAGTTGAGCTGTCTTAAGATATGAAAATGTGGGGATGAGACTTGGCGACTTTCCTAATTAGGAGGGTTTAATATATAGAAAGCATATTTGTTTATGAATTTGACAAATGAAACATAGTAGGTTCTTCATAATTATGCAGAAAGTCGTAGGTTAATTATAAATTTTAGTTATTGATAgtaaactagattatgacccgcgttaaacgcggggaacataaattaaatacatatcaCATTAATAACTGACATTTTCTTAGGTGAAATTTTAGTAAAAAATGTTAGTTAGATTCATTTTTAGAGTTTTTAAACCaaacttattaaataaaaatatttaatatatatatatatatatatatatatatatatatatatatatatatatatatatatatatatatatatatatatatatatatatatgagcaaTTTGGTTTTTTTAATACAATATTTTTTAACATAAATGATTCACGTGATCTATGTTTCATCAAAACACGATGCAACTCTTTAATTAAAACATGTTGTGTAGTAGTTTTATCAATTAACTTTTTTTGGTGTACCAACCCCCATGGAGGCACATATGGATCTTTTCGTATTGGTCCtgtaaaaccaaaatcaacaATAACTTGTTATATGTAGCAATAACGTTAAATTCCATAAAGAAATTCGCTAAACATTACAATTAATGTGCATTGCCATAACTATAAACATCGAATTCAAACATTGTAATTTGGTCAATTTCTAAAGTATTTTTTCATTATaagaattaaaatatgatttttcaggcTACACTCAATCAGATATACATATCTTCCTATCAAAGaaattattattaaaagaaaatgttatgaacaaaaatataatatcagtttcataatttgccaaaggTTAACACTAATATATAATAATGAACTGTCACAAATCTTGTATTTTGGTAACTCTATCCAACTAACAAATGAAATTCAGTTTAGAAGATTAATTCAAGAAGTGTATCCATGACTTTTTGTAGTTGAATTTGGGGAAATATTAAGACCTATTGAGATATGAGGGAACGATCTATGAGGCTACGGTTGGTTTCTGGAGGGCAATACAAATTCAAAATCGTTAGCACATATCTTTCATTCCTGCTTCAGTTTtcaaatttagatcaaacttgtcaaaatcaaattacaaaaaaaacCCCAAATATGTAACCTAGCAATCTAACAACATATTTTtcatataaataaatattacaaaTCTATAATTTACACTTTACATGATATTCTTAACTTATATCTTACCTTTTCATCTTTAATGATCACTAACACCTCTTTCTACCTAATTTTTGTGGCACACATCTATATCAAAAATAAGAGAAAGAACTATAGAGAATGAATGTTGGCAAAGTGATCCTCTATTGAAAACACAACAAAATTCTTCATAGAGCCGCTAGGATTCTCTTATAGACCGCTAGAAGGTCTTTATAGTGACAACTGTGTGGCATCTATAAGAACACACCATTTAAAGTAACACTTTTGACTAATGTAAGTGAAAAATCATTTAGAATGCTTTCCGGTTGTAATTGTTTCCACTTGGATGTGAAAATTAACATTCTTGTAGAGAAGTGAAACTTCAAATGAACCCTACATAGCCAAATCAACAAACATGACAACACAAAAAAAAGCCTAAATTGACATATAACCAAATTtccaacaaatttcaaaattttaaggtttcactgaacaattttttcattttatcaaaattttattttattacaacCCTATatgagtaatcaagaataaaaaacaAGTGAAAGAAGTAATTGTTCATTTAAAGTCAGTAAAAAAATACAATATTGTGAAATTGCTTATAATTTACATGTTTGCTTATTGTCGTGGAAGTACCCGACCACTTGGGCATgtactattatttaattaattagtgCATAAATTACATTATAGAACATGGAATTTAACAATTATCTAAATTCATTTACACTTGATTTAACAATAGAAAATGGACAAATTTATAATCATAAAAGTATGCTTAATTCAACAAATTTGTTATCAAAATTACTGGAAAACTGAGTTTCTTGAAGAAACaaatcaaatacacaaaaacgatataaataaaaaacaaagaaTGAAGCAAAGAACATTTGAAGATCATGTCAGAAAGGTGTGATCAATAAGATCTTTTTGACACTTTTCAATATAGTCATGGTTAATCTTTTTTCATCTCCAAAATGATAAGTACAAGTGTGTATAGAAAACAAAtttataatcataaaaatatgCTTAATTCAATAAATTTGTTATCAAGGTTAATGGAAAATATTTtttgtcaaaataattaattattaagtaTGTGGAATATTACCACTAAGCGATTTAGAGTTTTGAATCATCAAGCTTCAATATAGACATCAACTAATGCTCATCACTTTCAAGTAAAATTCTCTGCAATTTAAACTTAATTACAGTAAATCTAATCAATGTCATTATAAAAAGGGCAGGGTTAAGAATAAATACATACAATTATTAAGTTAGATAGTTGGTAATCGAGCAATTGTAATTTAACATGTATAAGAACGATTATTACTTTCAAAAATAGAAGTATTTACTATATTAATAAGATTGAAATGCAAGGTTACTGTTTTCCCTTGATGAATTTTGGTACCATCGATGTACACtaagaaaaaaaatagaataattaaGAAGATATATCATGTTGATTTGCAAACATATAGGATGGTCACTGCATAAATTACGACTTTAAATTTGGGGAGGATTTGAATATTATTTTAGGGATAGAGGAAATTGGTGAAAGTCTGAGCAGAAACATTGATCGACAACGTGTTTGACCAGAAATTGGTCAAGATGATgtaagcaaattgatctaagggtggaaaatgTGTAAGTGAAAAACAATCAAACGACTTTATTGCTTTAGATGATGAAATACAGTTTttattttaaacatagatttaatcTTCTATTTTGTAAATGTAAACGTTTTAGTCTTCGCTTCTCTCCGACGTCATTGTAATGGTAAATTGAGACGGATTATTCTTACTCTCATGATAAGTTGACTTTTTGAAACATCAAGTTGGTCTATGAAGGTATTGTTACTTTGAACCATATTTCTGTTTGAGAAAAAACTAATGATTGTTAAACAAATATTATTCAACCAAGTAATAAGAAGTGAGTAAAATAGACAACATAGGAACAATTCAAAATCATATGGTCAGagtgaaaatatagttttagagaCGAAATTTGTAACTTTGACATAACGCAAGGACATCGAATGCAATTTAGTCTAAAACATATAATGTAGAAAGTGTTTTGTAtgtaatcaaaatcaaaattat encodes:
- the LOC111899044 gene encoding protein PELPK1-like, with product MAGSHLNSIILILVSVSLASFSGNIIAEARKLAEMPELPMFPKPELPVLPKPELPVIPKPEIPVLPKPELPVIPNPELPVFPKPELPVVPKPELPVFPKPEIPVLPKAELPVLPKPELPEVPKPDVPVVPKPAVVPEFPKPTFPVIPKPTLPELPKDFPIPSVTHP